In the Rhizobium rhizoryzae genome, CATTGTTATGCGCATCGGCCTTGAACGAGACCTCGTAAAATTGGGGTCGTTTCCAGTCCCATCGGTCCTGCAGGATATGGCAAAATCCATCGACGTTGGTTTGGCATGCCTCAGCACCGCGCACACGCCAGACATATCCCTCCCAGCCATCGATCTCACCCGTTGAAAACGGATCAGAGCCAAGAAGGCCAAGTGCAAGAGACAATTCCTTGAGTGTCGGCACGTCTGAGCACTCCATCGACGATAACGCAGCACAGCATGACGTACGCCTTGTGGACCTGTCCAGCTCTCAAGGCCAAATGCCCCCTGCCGTCTCAAGATGGTGCATTTACTTAAATGTTTGCCGTTTCTTCACCATACGGATCACGATCATGGGATCAAAGCCCACGGTCCCACAGGAAATACTAAAGAGATGATAATGCGTCACAATGCGAATCTACGTGTACATTCTGGCGATCCTGATGAGCCTTCTTCTATGGGTCTTGCTCTATCATGGGAGCCTGTGGCTCTACGCAGCCATGACTTGAGCCATCGGTCCGCGGCGCAGGTGGCTCATGTCATGAGCAAAACCCGCCAAGGTGGCCAAAGTTCTGCATCAGAACAAAGGCTGCTGATGGGTCGCAACTCAGATCGAGCTCCAACCCCTAACTGATATAAACCATTGAAATTATCATGAATTATCGAATATCCTGACACTATTTTGAATTTAGCGTCCGCTACATCCCTATGCTATGAAATAGGATTCTAACCCCCGATAAGTAACCCTTATCGATGGTGATTGATATGACGGCGAGGCCGGCAAAAGTTCGCTTCATTCGCAGGTCATCTCGATGGAACAGAGCCTACCTGAAAGTGGATTATTCAAGTGGACAACGTCGTGAGAACGAAGAGAAGAATTCAAAACAATGTACGGATTTGGGATCAAGCGGCAATTTACGTAATTCAGTCAGGTTTTGGAAGCAGTTGCTCGTCTAACATTACGTTGTGACAAAATACGGCTCGAGCAAGTCCATGAAATTCATATCAACTGCAAGTAGCTCTGCCAATCGCGGCACGAGACCTGCATCAACACCCGTTACATTCAACGGAACAATCGGCTTGTTCGAGCCTGCGCAAGGCTATGTACGCCCGGCTGCTGTTCTCTTTGCCAATCCCTGGGGCCTTGAGGATATGTGTACCCGCAAGTTTCGTCGGATCCTGGCGGAAGAGCTGGCCGATGAAGGTATTGCAAGCCTGCGCTTTGATTATCCATTCACTGGCAATGCCTTGGATGAAGGAGCGGAAACGGCAAATCTGAATTGTTGGATCAGTGCCTTTTCAGACGCCGCGCAGCTAGTGGCACAGCTTTCAGGATGCAGCCGCATTGTCATCGTAGCGCAAGGCATCGGAAGTCTTGTTGCCGCGAGGGCGATGGAAGAAATGCAGGGAGTTGATGCCGTTGTGCACCTGGCACCTGTCACATCAGGCCGCGCCTACGTACGTGAACTTTCCATGATGTCACAGGTCATCAAGGAAAAGCTGGACATTGATGCAGATGACACTGCCGACGACGGCCTTGTCGTTGCCGGCATAGGCATACCGAAAGGTATCGTAGAGGATCTAAAGCAGATCAGCCTCCTTAAGCAGGTATCCACTACCAGGACACGCATGCTTGTCTTCACGCGTGACACAAACCCGGCAGATATGAATTATGTCGATCATTTGCGACTGATTGGAGCAGATGTTCAATCGGAAATATTCGACGGATACGAACGTCTGACGACAAACCCCACCCTTGCCATTGTTCCAGAAGCTGTGGTCGACAAGGTCGTTTCCTGGATTGCCGCGCTTTATTCGACCGGTCGCGGGCAGAAGGCAGCAAATACCGTAACGTCGTCGTCACATAATGGAGAAGGCTTCACGGAAACACCTGTTCGCTTTGGCACCAACAACCGCCTTGTGGGAATTCTTTGCACGCCCCGAGTCGCAGTCGCGGGAAAGGTAGCAGCCTTACTACTGTCTTCCGGTTACGACCCAATGTCTGGATGGGCACGCTCTTCCGTTCGTCTTGCACGCTCCCTGGCCGCACAAGGAATTTCCTCCCTCCGCTTCGACGGTGCTAATGTGGCTGATAGCCCGCCAATCATGGGCACCTCGCAACAGGTTTTGTATGACATCTCGCAGATCACCGATGTCGAGGACGCTGTTACGCTGTTAAGGCGCTACGAGCCGCAAGCTGCGATCCTGGCCGTCGGGCGTTGTAGCGGAGCGCATCTGGGCTTTCAGGCCGCGCGGCAGAACGAGCAAATTTCCGGGCTGGTTGCGGTAAACCCTGTGGTATTTGAGTGGCCCGAAGGACGTTCCGTTGATGAGGCCCTGGCACAACCCATTCAATCCATGAGCCATTATTATCAGCGGCTTCAAGGGGGGGAGGCATTCAAACGCTTGCTGCGTGGGGATGTCGATATTGCCGTAAAAACAAAACAGGTAGGACAAGCTGTTTTTCGGAAACTGGCAGCCCCCGCAGTTCGCCTGATTGGAGGCATGACGCGACGCGAAAGATCCGTATATTCTGGTTTTCGCTTGTTGGCGCAACGATCAGCGCCTGTCATGCTTCTCTACAGCGCGAATGACGTTGGCCTTGACGAGTTCAATTTATTCTTTGGGCAAGAAGGCGACGGACTAAAGAATTTTCCCAATATTGCTCGTATGATCGTGGACAACGCTGACCATAATTTCACTCCACGACACGCGTTCGATCAATATCTGCAAGCCATCATTGATATGAGTAACATGCTATCTGGTAGCAACATGATATTCTGAATTGATCGCAGGGGATCTATTCTAGCGTCTGAAATTGCGCGCGACCAGGGTGTAGCCAGTCGTCCCAAATATCGCTAACGATAGCCTACAGTCTTATTGCTGCACTGCCAGGGCAGCATAATTCGACGTTTGGCTTCGATGCTTCTCGCTTATGGGCCAACAAAATCCGCTTTGCCTTTCCCGGCGCCAGATGAAACCAGTTTTCGGAAGGCAGGAAGCCATCCGCCTTGATCTGCACGGACTGCGCAAAGCGATCGGTTTCCACATCCAGTGCAAAGCCCGTTTCTGTTTCGACCAGTTCTGCCTTCAGCTCCACGTCGAAGAATGCGGCCTTTCGCCCTCGCGGAAAATGAAAGGCATCGGCCAGATGCGCGCCGGTCTCA is a window encoding:
- a CDS encoding alpha/beta hydrolase family protein — encoded protein: MKFISTASSSANRGTRPASTPVTFNGTIGLFEPAQGYVRPAAVLFANPWGLEDMCTRKFRRILAEELADEGIASLRFDYPFTGNALDEGAETANLNCWISAFSDAAQLVAQLSGCSRIVIVAQGIGSLVAARAMEEMQGVDAVVHLAPVTSGRAYVRELSMMSQVIKEKLDIDADDTADDGLVVAGIGIPKGIVEDLKQISLLKQVSTTRTRMLVFTRDTNPADMNYVDHLRLIGADVQSEIFDGYERLTTNPTLAIVPEAVVDKVVSWIAALYSTGRGQKAANTVTSSSHNGEGFTETPVRFGTNNRLVGILCTPRVAVAGKVAALLLSSGYDPMSGWARSSVRLARSLAAQGISSLRFDGANVADSPPIMGTSQQVLYDISQITDVEDAVTLLRRYEPQAAILAVGRCSGAHLGFQAARQNEQISGLVAVNPVVFEWPEGRSVDEALAQPIQSMSHYYQRLQGGEAFKRLLRGDVDIAVKTKQVGQAVFRKLAAPAVRLIGGMTRRERSVYSGFRLLAQRSAPVMLLYSANDVGLDEFNLFFGQEGDGLKNFPNIARMIVDNADHNFTPRHAFDQYLQAIIDMSNMLSGSNMIF